One segment of Thermococcus alcaliphilus DNA contains the following:
- the porA gene encoding pyruvate synthase subunit PorA, which translates to MPMRKVMKGNEAAAWAAKLAKPKVVAAFPITPSTLVPEKISEFVADGEMDAEFIKVESEHSAISACVGASAAGVRTFTATASQGLALMHEVLFIAAGMRLPIVMAIGNRALSAPINIWNDWQDTISERDTGWMQFYAENNQEALDLILIAFKVAEDERVLLPAMVGFDAFILTHTVEPVEIPDQEVVDEFLGEYVPKHAYLDPARPITQGALGFPAHYMEARYTVWEAMENARKVIKEVFDEFEKKFGRRYHMIEEYKTDDAEIILLTMGSLAGTLKEFVDKKREEGVKIGAAKMTVYRPFPIEEIRALAKKAKVLAILEKDISFGIGGAVFADTSRALINEKEKPIVLDFILGLGGRDVTFENLEEIVEISKKALEGEKVEEVNWIGLRKEIL; encoded by the coding sequence ATGCCTATGAGGAAAGTTATGAAGGGTAATGAAGCTGCTGCTTGGGCAGCTAAGCTTGCAAAGCCAAAAGTTGTTGCTGCATTCCCAATTACACCGTCAACTCTCGTTCCCGAAAAGATTAGTGAATTTGTCGCCGATGGAGAAATGGATGCCGAGTTCATAAAAGTTGAGAGCGAGCACTCAGCAATTTCTGCATGTGTTGGTGCCTCTGCTGCAGGAGTTAGAACCTTTACAGCAACTGCTTCCCAAGGTTTGGCTTTGATGCATGAGGTTCTCTTCATAGCTGCAGGAATGAGGCTCCCAATTGTTATGGCAATTGGTAATAGAGCCCTCTCAGCCCCAATTAACATCTGGAACGACTGGCAGGACACGATAAGTGAGAGAGATACTGGATGGATGCAGTTCTATGCGGAGAACAACCAAGAGGCACTTGACTTGATATTAATCGCCTTTAAGGTTGCAGAAGATGAACGCGTTTTGCTCCCAGCAATGGTTGGATTCGATGCGTTCATATTGACCCACACAGTAGAGCCAGTTGAGATCCCAGATCAAGAGGTAGTTGACGAGTTCCTTGGGGAGTACGTTCCAAAGCACGCTTACCTTGATCCGGCTAGGCCTATTACTCAGGGCGCCCTTGGGTTCCCAGCTCACTACATGGAGGCAAGATACACAGTTTGGGAGGCTATGGAAAACGCGAGAAAAGTTATCAAGGAAGTATTTGACGAGTTCGAGAAGAAGTTCGGTAGAAGGTATCACATGATTGAGGAATACAAGACAGATGATGCTGAGATAATTCTCCTCACTATGGGCTCACTTGCTGGAACACTCAAAGAGTTCGTGGATAAAAAGAGGGAAGAAGGAGTGAAGATCGGAGCAGCAAAGATGACGGTTTACAGACCATTCCCAATTGAGGAAATTAGGGCCCTCGCTAAGAAGGCAAAGGTTCTTGCAATTCTCGAAAAGGACATCAGCTTTGGAATTGGCGGTGCGGTTTTTGCAGACACCAGCAGAGCACTCATAAATGAGAAAGAGAAGCCAATAGTCCTAGACTTCATACTCGGCCTTGGTGGAAGAGACGTCACATTTGAGAACCTTGAGGAAATCGTTGAAATATCAAAGAAAGCCCTTGAAGGAGAGAAAGTTGAGGAAGTCAACTGGATAGGATTGAGGAAGGAGATTTTGTGA
- the porD gene encoding pyruvate synthase subunit PorD: MAESPFKADIERVQKEYSEKMTPGAIVYIPGSSVVNKTGGWRVFMPKFNKDKCVRCFLCYTFCPEPAIYLDEESYPVFDYDYCKGCGICANECPTKAIEMVREVK, translated from the coding sequence ATGGCGGAAAGTCCTTTCAAGGCCGATATTGAGAGAGTCCAAAAGGAGTATAGCGAAAAAATGACACCAGGTGCAATAGTCTACATTCCCGGAAGCAGCGTTGTTAACAAGACCGGCGGTTGGAGAGTTTTCATGCCAAAGTTTAACAAAGATAAGTGCGTCAGATGTTTCTTGTGCTACACCTTCTGTCCAGAGCCCGCAATTTATCTGGACGAGGAAAGTTATCCAGTGTTTGATTACGACTATTGTAAGGGTTGTGGAATCTGTGCAAACGAATGCCCAACCAAAGCAATTGAGATGGTTAGAGAAGTCAAGTGA
- a CDS encoding 3-methyl-2-oxobutanoate dehydrogenase subunit beta, protein MELPADVKKRLTLPFEEHFYAGHTACQGCGAALGLRYVLKAYGGKAIFTIPACCSTIIAGPWPYTALNAPLFHTAFETTGAVISGIEAALKAKGYKVKGEDGIMVVGWAGDGGTADIGLQALSGFLERGHDALYIMYDNEAYMNTGIQRSSSTPYGAWTTNTPGGKKHFLEQRPKKKVIDIVIAHKPAYAATASVAYPEDFMRKLKKAQTIKGPSFIQLFAPCPTGWRSPTDKSIEIARLAVQTAYFPLFEYENGKYKINMPSPNKEPKPLEEYLKLQGRFKYMTKEDIEILQEWVLKEWEELKKKAELFG, encoded by the coding sequence ATGGAGCTTCCTGCTGATGTTAAGAAAAGATTAACCCTTCCCTTTGAAGAGCACTTTTATGCTGGGCACACTGCTTGCCAAGGTTGTGGTGCAGCCTTGGGTTTGAGATACGTCCTTAAAGCCTATGGAGGAAAAGCAATATTCACAATTCCAGCATGCTGTTCTACAATCATAGCCGGCCCATGGCCCTACACTGCTTTAAATGCTCCCCTCTTCCACACTGCATTTGAGACAACGGGTGCGGTAATTAGTGGTATTGAGGCGGCATTAAAGGCAAAGGGATACAAGGTAAAGGGCGAAGATGGAATAATGGTCGTTGGATGGGCCGGAGATGGTGGTACAGCTGACATCGGTCTTCAGGCCTTGAGCGGTTTCCTTGAGAGGGGACACGATGCCCTTTACATCATGTACGACAACGAGGCTTACATGAATACCGGTATCCAGAGGAGTTCCTCAACCCCATATGGAGCATGGACAACCAATACTCCGGGTGGAAAGAAGCACTTCCTTGAGCAGAGGCCAAAGAAGAAGGTTATCGATATTGTTATAGCCCACAAGCCGGCTTATGCAGCAACTGCGAGCGTTGCCTATCCAGAGGACTTCATGAGAAAGCTCAAAAAGGCTCAAACAATTAAGGGACCCTCTTTCATTCAGCTCTTTGCACCATGCCCAACTGGGTGGAGAAGCCCAACAGACAAGAGCATAGAAATCGCCCGTTTAGCGGTTCAGACTGCATACTTCCCGCTCTTTGAATACGAGAATGGAAAATACAAGATAAACATGCCTTCACCAAACAAAGAACCAAAGCCCCTTGAGGAGTACCTCAAGCTCCAGGGAAGATTTAAGTACATGACAAAGGAGGATATAGAGATACTCCAAGAATGGGTGCTCAAGGAATGGGAAGAGCTCAAGAAGAAGGCTGAGCTCTTCGGTTGA
- the porA gene encoding pyruvate ferredoxin oxidoreductase: MPKKVVSGNYAAAYAAKHARVEVVAAYPITPQTSIIEKIAEFIANGEVENLQYVPVESEHSAMAACIGASATGARAFTATSAQGLALMHEMLHWAAGARLPIVMVDVNRAMAPPWSVWDDQTDSLAQRDTGWLQFYAENNQEVYDGVLMAFKIAEHEKVNLPVMVVESAFILSHTYDVVDMPEQEEIDEFLPPRKPLYTLTDFENPFSVGALGTPADYYEFRYKIAKAMEEAKKVIKEVGKEYGERFGRDYSQMIELYKTDDAEIVFMGMGSLMGTVKEAVDMLRSEGYKVGAAKVRWFRPFPKEELYELAKNVEGIAVLDRNFSFGQEGILFNEAKGVLYNTDAKPIMKNYIVGLGGRDLTVNDVKTIAKNMREIIQKGKLDREIEWYHLKR, translated from the coding sequence ATGCCAAAGAAAGTTGTAAGTGGTAATTACGCTGCAGCTTACGCTGCTAAACATGCTAGAGTTGAGGTTGTAGCCGCTTATCCTATCACACCTCAAACCTCAATTATTGAGAAAATAGCCGAGTTCATTGCTAATGGAGAAGTTGAAAACCTTCAATATGTGCCCGTTGAGAGCGAGCACTCTGCAATGGCTGCCTGTATAGGTGCTTCAGCAACAGGTGCTAGGGCTTTTACTGCTACCTCCGCTCAAGGTCTTGCCCTAATGCACGAGATGCTCCACTGGGCGGCTGGAGCAAGGCTCCCAATTGTTATGGTTGATGTTAACAGAGCTATGGCTCCTCCGTGGAGTGTTTGGGATGATCAAACTGACTCCCTAGCGCAAAGAGACACAGGATGGCTTCAATTCTACGCCGAAAACAACCAAGAGGTTTATGACGGAGTATTGATGGCATTCAAGATTGCAGAGCATGAGAAGGTTAACCTTCCTGTAATGGTAGTTGAAAGTGCCTTCATCCTCAGTCACACTTACGATGTAGTTGACATGCCGGAGCAGGAAGAGATAGATGAATTCCTCCCACCGAGGAAGCCATTATACACACTTACTGACTTTGAAAACCCATTCTCAGTTGGTGCCTTAGGAACTCCAGCTGACTATTATGAGTTTAGATACAAGATAGCCAAGGCAATGGAAGAGGCAAAGAAGGTCATCAAAGAGGTTGGAAAGGAATACGGCGAGAGATTTGGAAGGGATTACAGTCAGATGATAGAGCTCTACAAGACTGATGATGCTGAGATAGTCTTCATGGGGATGGGCTCTCTTATGGGAACCGTAAAAGAGGCAGTTGACATGCTCAGAAGTGAGGGCTATAAGGTCGGAGCGGCTAAGGTTAGATGGTTCAGACCGTTCCCGAAGGAAGAGCTCTACGAATTGGCAAAGAACGTTGAAGGAATAGCGGTTCTCGATAGGAACTTCTCCTTTGGGCAAGAGGGAATCCTCTTCAACGAGGCTAAGGGTGTCCTCTACAACACTGACGCAAAGCCAATAATGAAGAACTACATCGTTGGACTTGGTGGAAGAGACCTTACAGTGAACGATGTGAAGACAATAGCCAAGAACATGAGAGAGATAATCCAAAAAGGCAAGCTCGATAGGGAAATTGAATGGTACCACTTGAAGAGGTGA
- a CDS encoding 3-methyl-2-oxobutanoate dehydrogenase subunit delta: MNTLFGEKKAKAEKMVFKSVDEYPEAPITLGTTLSNFTGDWRTFMPVIDESKCIKCYICWKFCPEPAIYIKEDGYTAVDYDYCKGCGICANECPTKAISMVREEK; this comes from the coding sequence TTGAATACTTTATTCGGGGAGAAGAAGGCAAAAGCTGAAAAAATGGTATTTAAGTCCGTTGATGAGTATCCAGAGGCCCCAATAACACTAGGGACGACACTATCAAACTTCACAGGCGATTGGAGAACTTTCATGCCAGTTATCGATGAGAGCAAGTGTATAAAGTGTTACATCTGCTGGAAGTTCTGTCCGGAGCCAGCAATATACATCAAGGAGGATGGCTACACTGCGGTAGATTATGACTACTGCAAGGGTTGTGGAATCTGTGCAAACGAATGCCCAACAAAGGCAATAAGCATGGTAAGAGAAGAGAAGTGA
- a CDS encoding pyruvate/ketoisovalerate ferredoxin oxidoreductase subunit gamma, whose protein sequence is MIEIRFHGRGGQGAVTAANILAEAAFLEGKYVQAFPFFGVERRGAPVTAFTRIDDKPIRIKTQIYEPDVVVVLDPSLLDTVDVTAGLKEGGMVIVNTEKTKEEVLEKLKKKPAKLALVDATTIALEILGLPITNTSILGAVAKATGIVKIESVEEAIKDTFSGELGEKNAKAAKEAFEKTVVYEL, encoded by the coding sequence ATGATAGAGATTCGTTTTCACGGTAGAGGTGGACAAGGTGCAGTTACAGCCGCAAACATTCTAGCCGAGGCAGCTTTCTTAGAGGGCAAGTACGTCCAAGCGTTCCCGTTCTTTGGTGTTGAAAGAAGAGGTGCTCCAGTTACAGCTTTCACAAGAATTGACGACAAGCCAATTAGAATCAAGACCCAGATTTATGAGCCAGATGTTGTAGTTGTCCTTGATCCCTCTCTCTTGGATACGGTTGACGTTACGGCCGGTCTTAAAGAGGGAGGAATGGTAATTGTAAACACCGAGAAAACCAAGGAGGAAGTCCTCGAGAAGCTCAAGAAGAAGCCAGCCAAACTAGCACTCGTTGACGCTACAACAATAGCCCTTGAAATTCTCGGCTTGCCGATTACAAATACCTCAATTCTTGGTGCTGTTGCAAAAGCAACTGGGATAGTTAAGATAGAAAGCGTGGAAGAGGCCATCAAGGATACTTTCTCCGGAGAGCTCGGCGAAAAGAACGCTAAAGCCGCAAAGGAAGCCTTTGAGAAGACTGTTGTTTACGAGCTTTGA
- a CDS encoding inorganic phosphate transporter encodes MEAIVIAAIAITFYIAWNIGANDSANAMGTAVGAGLLSFHQATLTIAIFVMLGAYLKGYKVMKTIGKGIVPPEYLTLKIAIIALLAAGIWVTIATIKGLPVSTTQAIVGGVVGVGIAINAPIKWETLLKIAGAWVFSPILAGLFALILFRFYGKIINSIKSLGRIEFLYKWLAVLGGSYMAFNFGANEVANATGLLVGAGFFSPKTAGMFGALSLALGSLTFSYAVMYTVGKKITSLGPISAFSAQFGSAIAVSLANMFGLPVSSSQAIVGGVVGVGLAAGRGVEKKVIWEIAFGWIATPTVSIALALGIFKLFQFSGLI; translated from the coding sequence ATGGAGGCAATAGTAATAGCGGCAATTGCAATTACATTCTACATAGCATGGAACATAGGAGCCAACGATAGCGCAAATGCAATGGGAACTGCAGTAGGGGCTGGACTGCTAAGCTTCCATCAGGCAACATTAACCATAGCAATATTCGTCATGCTTGGGGCTTACCTGAAGGGCTACAAGGTTATGAAAACAATAGGCAAAGGAATTGTTCCTCCAGAGTACCTCACACTCAAAATTGCCATAATAGCCCTCCTTGCGGCTGGTATTTGGGTCACTATAGCAACTATAAAGGGGCTCCCCGTGTCCACCACCCAAGCCATAGTTGGAGGAGTTGTGGGAGTTGGAATAGCGATAAATGCTCCGATAAAATGGGAGACTCTATTGAAAATAGCTGGAGCCTGGGTGTTTTCCCCTATTTTAGCGGGTTTATTCGCCCTGATACTCTTTAGGTTTTATGGAAAAATAATAAACAGCATTAAAAGCTTGGGGAGAATTGAGTTTCTTTACAAGTGGCTTGCTGTTCTCGGAGGATCATACATGGCATTTAACTTTGGGGCAAATGAGGTGGCAAATGCAACGGGTCTTCTCGTTGGGGCAGGCTTCTTTAGTCCAAAAACTGCTGGAATGTTTGGGGCGTTAAGTTTAGCCTTGGGTTCTTTAACGTTCAGCTACGCCGTAATGTACACGGTGGGTAAAAAGATTACATCCCTCGGCCCCATCTCGGCTTTTTCAGCCCAATTCGGCTCAGCTATAGCGGTTAGCTTGGCGAACATGTTTGGGCTCCCAGTTAGCTCAAGCCAGGCTATAGTGGGAGGAGTTGTTGGAGTAGGACTTGCGGCAGGAAGGGGAGTAGAGAAGAAAGTTATATGGGAGATAGCGTTTGGATGGATCGCTACACCAACAGTTAGCATAGCCTTAGCCCTCGGAATCTTCAAGCTTTTCCAATTCTCGGGATTAATTTAA
- a CDS encoding ABC transporter permease, translated as MSDFWILVMKELKDLLRDKGLIFGIIIVPLIIYPALGQMMQVGFEQAQEETKVVLVNLDEGQYGDLLIKALETAPNVTLTKIDALSIDEAIRKAQEKNYNMIVIIPQNFSKAIENNQKAQVEVYGIIKGISGGMREAVSEGRINAVLTVLNEYLAKLKIQQNIEGDPEAILRPIDAKSFTVIKGRIVAVPPSLVANIIASQSFSMPIVIFIMIILVAQMSAGSMAMEKENKTLETLLTLPVKRITIVAGKMVGTAVIGIIAAIAYMIGMRNYLGSLTSSAQVGISLEDLGLAVTPQGAALFVLIMFLAMIFALSFAMLLAVFAEDTKSANTVVSAGIMPLAFPTFILMFADIETLPLAIKYFLLAIPFSHPILASRAMLMGEYSTMYASAIYLGAISVLTLFVTARFFTTEKILTAKLRFRRRG; from the coding sequence ATGAGCGACTTCTGGATACTCGTAATGAAAGAACTCAAAGACCTTCTGAGAGACAAGGGGCTCATCTTTGGCATAATAATAGTACCTCTAATCATATATCCCGCCTTGGGACAGATGATGCAGGTAGGTTTTGAACAGGCTCAAGAGGAAACTAAAGTTGTATTGGTGAACCTTGATGAAGGTCAATACGGCGATCTGCTGATCAAAGCTTTAGAAACTGCCCCTAATGTGACTCTAACCAAGATAGATGCCTTGAGCATTGATGAAGCTATCAGGAAAGCTCAAGAGAAAAACTACAACATGATTGTAATAATTCCACAGAACTTTTCAAAGGCTATAGAAAACAACCAAAAAGCTCAGGTGGAGGTGTATGGCATAATCAAGGGGATAAGTGGAGGCATGAGGGAAGCGGTAAGTGAAGGTAGAATAAACGCTGTGCTGACGGTTCTCAACGAGTATCTCGCGAAGCTAAAGATACAGCAGAACATAGAAGGTGACCCGGAGGCTATTCTAAGACCAATAGACGCAAAAAGCTTCACCGTAATTAAGGGGCGCATTGTTGCCGTTCCACCTTCGTTGGTAGCGAACATCATAGCATCTCAGTCTTTTTCTATGCCTATCGTAATATTCATAATGATAATATTGGTTGCCCAAATGTCAGCCGGGAGCATGGCTATGGAAAAGGAGAACAAAACTCTCGAAACCCTCCTCACTCTGCCCGTGAAAAGGATAACTATTGTGGCTGGAAAAATGGTAGGAACGGCTGTAATAGGCATAATAGCAGCAATAGCCTATATGATAGGTATGAGAAACTATCTCGGGAGCTTGACTTCTTCAGCCCAAGTTGGAATTTCCCTTGAAGACCTTGGACTGGCAGTTACTCCACAAGGGGCGGCACTTTTTGTTCTTATAATGTTCCTAGCGATGATATTCGCTTTGAGCTTCGCTATGCTGCTTGCTGTTTTTGCAGAGGACACAAAGAGCGCAAACACCGTAGTAAGTGCGGGAATAATGCCGCTGGCATTTCCTACGTTCATACTCATGTTTGCAGACATAGAAACTTTGCCTTTGGCAATCAAGTATTTTTTGCTAGCAATCCCCTTCAGCCACCCGATATTGGCTTCTAGGGCAATGCTTATGGGAGAATATTCCACAATGTACGCCAGTGCAATCTATTTAGGAGCTATATCAGTACTGACGCTCTTTGTAACCGCAAGGTTTTTCACAACAGAAAAAATCCTCACGGCAAAGCTGAGATTTAGGAGAAGAGGGTAA
- a CDS encoding ABC transporter ATP-binding protein, translating into MPAVKVENLEKDYGKVKALKGISFEIKEGEIFGLIGPNGAGKSTTLKILATLLTPTGGKAEVFGHDIVKEGDEVRKLISYLPEEAGAYKNLKGIEYLQFMAKLYAKTGKSYEEMLKLGIKLSGLGDRLNDKISTYSKGMTRKLLLARALMVEPKLAILDEPASGLDIINAYSIRQTIKSFAREKGITFLVSSHNMLEVEFLCDRVALINRGVIVEIGTPKELKEKYEAENLEEVFMSIIQTGGGGV; encoded by the coding sequence TTGCCCGCTGTAAAAGTTGAAAACCTTGAGAAGGACTACGGAAAAGTCAAGGCTCTCAAAGGAATAAGTTTTGAGATTAAGGAGGGAGAAATCTTCGGCTTAATTGGTCCTAACGGCGCTGGAAAGAGCACAACGCTCAAGATTCTAGCAACTTTGTTAACTCCAACGGGGGGAAAGGCTGAAGTTTTTGGCCACGATATAGTTAAAGAGGGAGATGAAGTAAGGAAGCTCATAAGCTACCTTCCGGAGGAAGCTGGGGCTTATAAGAACCTCAAGGGAATTGAGTACCTCCAGTTCATGGCAAAGCTTTATGCTAAAACGGGAAAGAGCTATGAAGAGATGCTTAAGCTTGGTATAAAGCTTAGTGGCCTTGGGGATAGGCTGAACGACAAAATTTCCACGTACTCAAAGGGTATGACGAGAAAGCTTTTGCTTGCGAGGGCTTTGATGGTTGAGCCTAAGCTTGCCATTCTGGATGAGCCGGCAAGCGGGCTGGACATAATAAATGCGTACTCCATAAGGCAGACGATAAAGAGCTTTGCAAGAGAGAAGGGGATAACATTTCTAGTTTCGAGCCACAACATGCTTGAGGTAGAGTTTCTCTGTGATAGGGTTGCTCTGATAAACCGTGGTGTGATAGTTGAGATCGGAACCCCAAAAGAGCTGAAGGAAAAATACGAAGCGGAAAACCTCGAAGAGGTCTTTATGTCCATAATCCAAACGGGCGGTGGAGGTGTTTGA
- a CDS encoding helix-turn-helix transcriptional regulator yields MKNRLRELREERGLTQEELAKALGVTRQTIIAIEKGKYDPSLRLAFKIARFFNTKIEDIFIYEEE; encoded by the coding sequence ATGAAGAACCGTCTCCGCGAGCTCAGAGAAGAGAGAGGACTAACGCAAGAGGAGCTTGCCAAAGCCCTTGGCGTCACGAGGCAGACGATAATAGCGATAGAGAAAGGCAAATACGACCCATCTCTAAGGTTAGCCTTTAAGATAGCAAGGTTTTTTAACACGAAAATTGAGGATATATTCATATACGAAGAAGAGTAA
- a CDS encoding DUF2178 domain-containing protein: MNELLIVAVISLIGGALLGTLMTRIMLREIGLPADERAREIDKRTALKTLELVMIVDIILLFYHWFVTKNSDARDTALIIFMAIFFSIWIFRAYYARRM, translated from the coding sequence ATGAACGAATTGCTCATCGTTGCAGTTATCTCCCTTATTGGTGGAGCTCTTCTTGGAACTTTGATGACGAGAATTATGCTTCGAGAAATAGGGCTTCCCGCCGATGAGAGAGCGAGGGAAATAGATAAAAGGACTGCACTTAAAACTTTGGAGCTCGTTATGATTGTCGACATCATTTTATTATTTTATCATTGGTTTGTTACAAAAAACAGCGATGCTAGGGACACAGCTTTGATAATCTTCATGGCGATATTCTTTAGCATCTGGATCTTTAGAGCATACTACGCTAGGAGGATGTGA
- a CDS encoding DUF2178 domain-containing protein has protein sequence MSKLVHLPPLVGVMTVGWIMGWALPEGKVEVSVAVFVLGAFFIHTYYLIFENRGHVFEDERTKRISEIAAVRTIQIVEVALAIAMIALTGKLSDPKFAGAFAAIGLTLAGMLFLHFILRHYYARVM, from the coding sequence ATGAGCAAGCTTGTCCATCTTCCACCACTAGTTGGTGTTATGACAGTGGGATGGATAATGGGTTGGGCACTCCCAGAGGGAAAAGTTGAAGTATCCGTGGCGGTTTTTGTCTTAGGAGCGTTTTTCATTCACACCTATTACTTAATCTTTGAAAATAGGGGTCATGTCTTCGAGGACGAGCGTACAAAAAGGATAAGTGAAATTGCCGCAGTAAGAACCATTCAAATTGTAGAAGTAGCTTTGGCTATCGCTATGATAGCTCTCACAGGAAAGCTGAGTGATCCAAAGTTTGCGGGGGCTTTTGCTGCCATAGGACTCACACTTGCTGGAATGCTTTTCCTACATTTCATTCTAAGGCATTATTACGCGAGGGTGATGTGA
- a CDS encoding PRC-barrel domain-containing protein, whose amino-acid sequence MVKIKASKLRDMELITDTGIRLGWLYDLSFDEETGEILVIVAEPDEDLDTSEFVTDHEGLLLIPMKAVKSIGEFIVIDHSKLAVKSKLRRISTIKEKLQRP is encoded by the coding sequence ATGGTGAAAATTAAGGCATCAAAGCTTAGGGATATGGAGCTTATAACTGACACTGGAATAAGACTCGGATGGCTTTACGATCTGAGTTTTGATGAGGAAACCGGAGAAATTTTGGTGATTGTTGCTGAGCCCGACGAAGACCTAGACACTAGTGAGTTTGTTACCGATCATGAAGGCCTTCTCCTCATACCGATGAAGGCCGTTAAGAGCATCGGAGAGTTTATTGTTATTGATCACAGCAAACTCGCTGTAAAGTCCAAGCTAAGAAGGATTTCAACGATAAAGGAGAAACTTCAAAGACCTTGA